From the Streptomyces sp. NBC_01216 genome, the window TTTTGTCCTGACCCGGCGCTCGATTACGCGCCAAATAGCATCCACGCAATCAACATCACGCATGAAGACCGCAGTCTCCGGCCGCTCTCAGAGCCTGTCGGGTGGCTTCTGGCCGGGCGGTCACGCCGTGGCACGCACGCTGCCGGTGTTGCCGACATGCCCCGGTGGCTCCGCTCCAGCGACATCCCGGCGCCTTGGAATCGCACGCACCAGGGCGTGACCACCTGCCGGTCGAAGGCCAACGACAGGCTCTCAGGCGTCCCCGTCCCCGTCCGTGCCCCTGTCCCCGCCCTCGCCGGCGTCGTCGCCCGCCGCGCGCGGCGGCCCGGCCTGCTCCGTACCGCCGTCCTCCGGCTGCGCCTCGGGCCCCGGACGGTCCGGCCTCGGAGGCCGTGTCCGGCTACTGGAGGGGTCCCGCAGGTACGAGGTGTCGCCGCCCTCCGTCGCGAGCCCCGGTCCCGGTCCCGGGCCCGGCTCGCGTCGCCGCAGATACCGCTCGAACTCCCGGGCGATGGCCTCGCCCGAGGCCTCCGGCAGTTCCGCGGTGTCCCGCGCCTCCTCCAAGGTCTGGACGTACTCGGCGACTTCGCTGTCCTCGGAGGCCAGCTGGTCCACGCCCAGCTGCCAGGCCCGCGCGTCCTCGGGCAGCTCCCCCAGCGGGATGCGCAGGCCGATGAGGTCCTCCAGCCGGTTCAGCAGCGCCAGCGTGGCCTTCGGGTTCGGCGGCTGCGACACGTAGTGCGGCACCGCGGCCCACAAGCTCACCGCCGGAACACCCGCGTGCGTGCACGCCTCCTGGAGGATGCCCACGATGCCGGTGGGACCCTCGTAGCGCGTCTCCTCCAGCTCCATGGTCCGTGCCAGATCGGGGTCGGACGTGACCCCGCTGACCGGCACCGGCCGGGTGTGCGGCGTGTCTCCGAGCAGCGCGCCCAGGATCACCACCATCTCCACGCCCAACTCGTGGGCGAATCCCAGGATCTCGTTGCAGAACGAGCGCCAGCGCATCGACGGCTCGATACCCCGGACCAGCACCAGGTCCCGCGGCTTGTCGCCGCCGACGCGGACCACCGAGAGCCGGGTCGTCGGCCAGGTGATCTTCCGGACCCCGTTGTCCAGCCACACCGTGGGGCGGTTGACCTGGAAGTCGTAGTAGTCCTCGGCGTCCAGCGCCGCGAAGACCTCGCCCTTCCATTCCCGGTCCAGGTGGGCGACCGCGGTGGAGGCGGCGTCGCCGGCGTCGTTCCAGCCCTCGAACGCGGCCACCATGACCGGGTCGATCAGCTCGGGAACCCCCTCGAGCTCGATCACCCAGTGCCTCCTTTTCGACGTTCCTGTCGTACGGACCAACCTTACGGCTTTCCGGCGGTCCGGCCGCAGCCCTCGTACCCGCCGAGGGCGTCCGCTGCCCTGACCCGCTACCCAGGAACTCCGCCCGGCACACGAGGACCTGGTCTCCCGGGGGACTCGGGGCACTGTTTCCGGGCGACGCCACGGCGCCCGCCCGGCGGCCCCGGACCGCGCCGCCGCCGCACCGGTTCCGGGCGCGCCGCGGGGGCGGCCCGGAACCGGACCGCCCCCGCGCGCACCGCCGTCAGGCCCGTTCGCCGAGGAACCCCTCGACCCTGGCGCGGATCTCGTCGGTGGCGAGTCCGCGGATCGTCAGCGTCGTGCGGCGGCGCAGCACGTCGTCCGCCGTCTCGGCCCACTCGTGGTCGCGCGCGTAGGCGACCTGGGCCCAGATCTCCGGGGCGTCCGGGTGGACGCGCTGTGCCAGCTCCGGGTTCTCGTTCGCCATCCGCGCGATGTCGAAGGAGAGCGAACCGTAGTGCGTGGCCAGGTGCTTGGCGGTGTCGGCGGCCATCCGCGGACCGGGGGCCGGTCCGTCCACGAGCAGCCGGTGTGCCACCGCGTTCGGGTTGGCGATGCCGGGCAGCGGCAGGCGCTTCGGCAGCTTGGAGACCGGCTCGTAGTCCTCGCCCAGCGGGTGGCCGGGCAGGGACTCCAGCTTCTTCATCACCGTGCGACCGATGTGACGGAAGGTCGTCCACTTGCCGCCGGCCACCGACAGCATGCCGCCGCGGCCCTCGGTGACGACGGTCTCCCGCTTGGCCTTGGACGTGTCACCGGGACCCCCCGGAAGCACCCTCAGACCCGCGAAGGAGTAGGTGATCAGGTCGCGCGACAGCTGCTGGTCGCGGA encodes:
- a CDS encoding PAC2 family protein — encoded protein: MIELEGVPELIDPVMVAAFEGWNDAGDAASTAVAHLDREWKGEVFAALDAEDYYDFQVNRPTVWLDNGVRKITWPTTRLSVVRVGGDKPRDLVLVRGIEPSMRWRSFCNEILGFAHELGVEMVVILGALLGDTPHTRPVPVSGVTSDPDLARTMELEETRYEGPTGIVGILQEACTHAGVPAVSLWAAVPHYVSQPPNPKATLALLNRLEDLIGLRIPLGELPEDARAWQLGVDQLASEDSEVAEYVQTLEEARDTAELPEASGEAIAREFERYLRRREPGPGPGPGLATEGGDTSYLRDPSSSRTRPPRPDRPGPEAQPEDGGTEQAGPPRAAGDDAGEGGDRGTDGDGDA